Proteins encoded within one genomic window of Halocatena marina:
- a CDS encoding Gfo/Idh/MocA family protein, producing the protein MTVRIGICSTAHVNAEVYAALVSQLPGADLVGLSDDKPERARRQANAVGVSVLSHRELLRRVDGVVICSPTAVHDELITLALDHDVAILCEKPLATALSEAKTIRERCVRSDLVTGMAMPIRCSRPMRRLKERYESGDLGDLVAVSGINRGRMPGGWFVDPDLAGGGAVADHTDHIVDVVRWLTGEEIREVYAETATQFYDIPVEDVNLLSMELTGGASFLLDGSWSTPQANPFWGDAAVELIGTEKTLSADCFGHQFRHTRDTGHGKPVESVYWGADPNNALLRDFVESILTGREPVTPVEDAVRTVAVIAAAYESVERGEPVEVTY; encoded by the coding sequence GTGACCGTTCGCATCGGTATCTGCTCAACTGCCCACGTTAACGCTGAGGTGTACGCAGCACTCGTATCACAGCTCCCGGGAGCCGATCTCGTCGGACTCTCAGACGATAAGCCAGAACGTGCACGGCGGCAGGCGAACGCAGTCGGCGTGTCGGTGCTGTCACACCGCGAGCTACTACGTCGGGTCGACGGTGTGGTTATCTGTTCACCGACAGCCGTTCACGACGAGTTGATCACCCTCGCTCTTGACCACGACGTCGCTATCCTCTGTGAAAAGCCGCTTGCAACTGCACTCTCGGAGGCGAAAACGATCCGTGAGCGGTGCGTACGCAGTGACCTCGTTACCGGAATGGCGATGCCGATCCGCTGTAGTCGACCGATGCGACGCCTCAAGGAACGCTACGAATCGGGGGATCTCGGCGATCTCGTCGCCGTTTCAGGGATCAATCGGGGCCGAATGCCCGGCGGCTGGTTCGTTGATCCCGATCTGGCAGGTGGAGGAGCCGTAGCCGACCACACCGATCATATTGTTGATGTGGTCCGCTGGCTCACTGGCGAAGAAATCCGTGAAGTGTACGCCGAAACGGCCACCCAGTTTTACGATATCCCGGTCGAGGACGTGAACCTGCTGTCGATGGAACTGACCGGTGGCGCATCCTTCCTCCTCGACGGCTCGTGGAGCACTCCACAAGCAAATCCGTTTTGGGGAGACGCAGCGGTCGAACTCATCGGAACGGAAAAGACGCTATCAGCTGATTGCTTCGGCCATCAGTTCAGACATACTCGAGACACGGGACACGGTAAGCCCGTTGAATCTGTTTACTGGGGTGCTGACCCGAACAACGCGCTGTTGCGCGACTTTGTCGAGTCGATACTGACCGGCCGCGAGCCAGTGACACCAGTCGAAGATGCCGTCCGAACCGTCGCCGTGATAGCAGCTGCGTACGAATCAGTCGAACGAGGCGAACCCGTCGAAGTTACGTACTGA
- a CDS encoding Cdc6/Cdc18 family protein, translating to MTRDDGRENANALDDVFSARDSIFSEKLLLDVGHVPEPEHIAARNEEIRRLASALNPAVTGETPSNVFLYGKTGSGKSLCAGYATNQIVDTASENGVSVGRVVVDCSQENTETRAIRAMVRRLNDSEKTGLVVPETGVGRSQYYEQLWDVLDTRFDVVLTVLDEVDCLEDDDILLQLSRATEAGKIDRCSVGLVGISNKIKYRSQLRERVKSSLQEREIVFTPYNREDLHAILNNRTAAFGADVLSEDVVSECASLAAEEHGDARKAINLLRHAGELASSDGSDALTVEHVRDATTLAERDRFRALFAGATIQQKATLLAVVSLALVEKTRTFKTPDVYAAYEDVCADTGLEALSKRRVHDLLREWEFLEVLDITRTGGGRARGSHLRHRLLEDPSVILSVFDESDRFAGVGVAAGTTRTTWSNI from the coding sequence ATGACACGGGACGACGGACGGGAAAACGCAAACGCCCTTGACGACGTGTTCAGCGCACGGGACAGCATCTTTTCAGAAAAGCTCTTGCTTGATGTCGGTCACGTTCCAGAGCCAGAGCACATCGCCGCCCGTAATGAGGAAATTCGCCGTCTCGCCAGCGCGCTGAATCCCGCTGTGACAGGAGAGACGCCGAGTAACGTCTTTCTGTACGGGAAAACAGGATCCGGAAAATCGCTCTGTGCAGGATACGCGACGAACCAAATCGTCGATACCGCGTCCGAAAACGGCGTCTCGGTTGGTCGTGTGGTTGTCGACTGTTCACAAGAGAACACGGAAACACGCGCAATCAGAGCGATGGTCCGGAGATTGAATGATTCTGAGAAAACCGGACTCGTCGTGCCTGAAACTGGTGTCGGGCGTTCTCAGTATTACGAACAACTCTGGGACGTTCTCGATACACGGTTCGACGTTGTGCTCACCGTCTTGGATGAGGTCGACTGTCTCGAAGACGACGACATCCTATTGCAATTATCACGCGCAACGGAGGCTGGGAAAATTGATCGCTGTTCTGTCGGTCTCGTCGGTATTAGCAACAAGATCAAATACAGGAGTCAGCTTCGAGAACGCGTCAAGAGCAGCCTTCAAGAGCGTGAAATCGTCTTTACGCCGTATAACCGTGAGGATCTTCACGCGATCCTCAACAACCGCACGGCTGCATTCGGTGCTGATGTGCTCTCTGAGGACGTGGTGTCTGAGTGTGCATCACTCGCAGCAGAGGAACACGGCGACGCACGAAAGGCGATCAATCTGCTGCGACACGCTGGGGAACTCGCTTCGAGTGACGGATCGGATGCGCTTACCGTTGAGCACGTTCGAGACGCAACCACGCTTGCCGAACGAGATCGGTTCCGGGCGCTATTTGCGGGCGCGACGATACAGCAGAAAGCGACGCTACTTGCGGTCGTCTCGTTAGCACTTGTCGAGAAGACGCGGACGTTCAAAACGCCCGACGTGTACGCTGCCTACGAAGATGTCTGCGCTGACACTGGCTTGGAAGCGCTCTCGAAGCGTCGTGTCCACGATCTCCTGCGCGAGTGGGAGTTCCTCGAAGTACTCGATATCACTCGGACCGGTGGCGGGCGCGCTCGCGGGAGTCACCTCCGTCACCGTTTACTCGAAGATCCGTCGGTTATCCTCTCGGTGTTCGACGAAAGCGACCGCTTTGCTGGTGTTGGCGTCGCTGCTGGAACCACTCGCACCACGTGGTCGAATATTTAA
- a CDS encoding Gfo/Idh/MocA family protein, translating to MQRIGLVGSGFMATTHATSYQQIADAEVVAVASFGDDRSSFAKAHAPHADLYDDAKTMMDEADVTAVDICTPTPTHRPLVVAAAERGLDAFCEKPLSRTAEGTDAIVDAVNDAGITFMTGHVVRYFPEYVEARRRINAGEIGSLGTVRTERFSAPPRYASNSWFSDKEQSGGVLLDMAIHDFDYLRWLVGEVDHVFARTAEWDDGHLNQHSSVVLRFADGTVGHVEASWGYPEGTPFTTSYEFAGDEGMLEFDSRDESAVRVSGGAEGTNAPTSPLVKSPYTTELEHFIECAETGHDPDITPDDARQAVRIALAAIESSERGEPVSPTEVGA from the coding sequence ATGCAACGAATTGGATTAGTGGGGAGTGGCTTCATGGCCACGACGCATGCTACCAGCTACCAGCAGATCGCTGACGCCGAGGTGGTGGCGGTCGCGTCGTTCGGGGACGACCGATCGTCGTTTGCCAAAGCGCATGCACCGCATGCCGATCTCTATGACGATGCAAAGACAATGATGGACGAGGCCGACGTGACGGCCGTCGATATCTGTACGCCGACACCGACACACCGACCGCTCGTCGTAGCGGCCGCAGAACGTGGTCTTGACGCGTTTTGTGAGAAACCACTCTCACGGACTGCCGAGGGAACCGACGCCATCGTCGATGCGGTGAACGACGCCGGAATCACCTTCATGACCGGTCACGTGGTGCGATATTTCCCCGAATACGTCGAGGCGAGGCGACGAATCAATGCTGGTGAGATTGGCTCCCTCGGAACAGTTCGCACCGAACGGTTCTCCGCTCCGCCGCGATATGCCAGCAATTCATGGTTCAGTGACAAAGAACAGAGCGGAGGCGTGCTGCTCGACATGGCAATTCACGATTTCGATTATCTCCGCTGGCTCGTTGGCGAGGTTGACCACGTATTCGCCCGCACGGCTGAGTGGGACGATGGTCACCTCAACCAGCACTCCTCGGTCGTACTGCGGTTTGCAGACGGAACCGTCGGTCACGTCGAGGCGTCGTGGGGATACCCGGAGGGGACGCCGTTCACGACCAGTTACGAATTCGCTGGCGACGAAGGAATGCTGGAGTTCGATTCACGAGACGAATCTGCTGTCCGCGTCTCTGGTGGTGCTGAAGGAACGAACGCTCCCACCAGCCCGCTCGTGAAAAGCCCCTACACGACGGAGCTCGAACACTTCATCGAGTGTGCGGAGACCGGACATGACCCCGATATTACGCCCGACGATGCCCGTCAGGCAGTCAGAATCGCGCTCGCGGCCATCGAGTCCAGCGAGCGCGGAGAGCCCGTCTCTCCGACGGAGGTGGGCGCGTGA
- a CDS encoding sugar phosphate isomerase/epimerase, producing MSGSHLPGEMVRPAIQLHTLRTLDEPLTQTLHRVADTIYEGVEFAGLGDESPSTIATTLESTGLDPVGAHVGLDALETDYESTIAAYEALGCERIVVPSYGADEFSSDTISEAADRLSVLTDRLADDGFETLYHNHAYEFSRYDDTIAYDALVTQTDDRLGLEFDTGLARYGGVDPSTYLERYADRCSLVHLTDTIPESDATLHVDLGEGVVALDACVDAAADADWLIHENGLTSNPSATLESSATCIETLLNTV from the coding sequence ATGAGTGGATCGCATCTGCCCGGTGAGATGGTCCGACCGGCAATTCAGCTGCACACGCTTCGCACACTCGATGAACCGCTGACCCAAACGCTCCACCGCGTCGCTGATACGATATACGAAGGAGTAGAGTTCGCTGGACTCGGCGACGAATCGCCCTCGACCATTGCTACCACGCTTGAGAGCACTGGTCTCGACCCCGTCGGTGCGCACGTTGGACTCGACGCGCTGGAGACCGACTACGAGTCGACGATCGCTGCCTACGAGGCACTTGGGTGTGAACGGATTGTCGTCCCGTCGTACGGTGCAGACGAGTTCTCCTCTGACACAATCTCCGAGGCCGCGGATCGACTCTCGGTGCTCACTGACCGCCTCGCTGACGATGGATTCGAGACCTTGTATCACAACCACGCCTACGAGTTCAGTAGATACGACGATACCATCGCTTACGACGCGCTCGTTACTCAGACAGATGACCGACTCGGACTGGAGTTCGATACCGGACTCGCGCGCTACGGCGGTGTCGATCCGAGCACGTATCTCGAACGCTACGCCGACCGTTGTTCGCTCGTTCACCTGACAGACACAATTCCTGAGAGCGATGCCACGCTTCACGTGGATCTCGGCGAGGGAGTCGTCGCCCTCGATGCATGCGTTGATGCAGCAGCCGACGCCGACTGGCTCATACACGAAAACGGACTGACGTCGAATCCATCGGCAACACTCGAATCGAGCGCAACCTGCATCGAGACGTTGCTCAACACCGTCTGA
- a CDS encoding Gfo/Idh/MocA family protein, with the protein MRRIVIVGRKTAVQAHAERYACFDDATITGVVEHDDEVDIDAPSYDSLATALDAHEVDAVDICGPGAASTDALDTALAAGIPVRCDPPFALDEQRFDRLVSRASNTSGWLMAHSPHRFSRLYERLRSSVETGGIGAIGVARIKRTAPFDGPGWNVSYTGIDTTHENTLCAILAHDFDVLDWTFGTVDRVFVRKRSAGRYDHVHALLSFRNGGRATVETTWDSDVTPSPRVEVEYSGNHGRVDFSERDASTALRGEECSLTVDPLEDDCRGRLLRTFIDRLRGVERPPSDVAPENASQIAIAARRSIDKSIPVSLTEGET; encoded by the coding sequence ATGCGACGCATCGTCATCGTAGGGCGGAAGACGGCGGTGCAAGCCCACGCGGAACGGTACGCCTGTTTCGACGACGCGACCATCACTGGCGTCGTAGAACACGATGATGAAGTCGATATCGACGCGCCGAGCTATGATTCGCTGGCAACTGCGCTTGATGCTCACGAAGTCGATGCGGTAGATATCTGTGGACCGGGAGCTGCCTCCACCGATGCTCTTGACACCGCACTCGCGGCAGGAATACCAGTTCGTTGCGATCCACCGTTCGCACTCGATGAGCAGAGATTCGACCGACTCGTCTCGCGGGCGTCGAATACGAGCGGATGGTTGATGGCCCACTCTCCGCACCGATTCTCTCGGCTCTATGAACGGCTCCGATCGAGCGTCGAGACGGGCGGCATCGGAGCGATTGGTGTTGCACGGATCAAACGAACCGCACCGTTCGACGGTCCTGGGTGGAACGTCTCGTACACCGGGATCGACACCACCCACGAGAACACGCTCTGTGCGATTCTCGCCCACGATTTCGATGTTCTCGACTGGACGTTCGGCACCGTCGATCGCGTTTTCGTCCGGAAGCGTTCTGCCGGGCGATACGATCACGTACACGCACTTCTCTCGTTTCGCAATGGAGGACGGGCAACCGTCGAGACAACGTGGGATAGCGACGTTACGCCATCTCCCCGGGTCGAAGTCGAGTACAGCGGTAACCACGGACGTGTCGATTTCAGCGAGCGTGACGCATCAACTGCCCTCCGCGGTGAGGAGTGCTCGTTGACGGTCGATCCGCTCGAAGACGACTGTCGCGGTCGGCTCCTCCGGACATTTATCGACCGGCTTCGGGGGGTTGAACGTCCACCATCGGATGTGGCACCCGAGAACGCCTCGCAGATCGCCATCGCTGCTCGCCGTTCCATCGATAAGAGCATTCCAGTTTCCCTTACGGAGGGAGAAACGTGA
- a CDS encoding aminotransferase class V-fold PLP-dependent enzyme, whose translation MEYETTIYEEWDVPRVINAAGTKTRIGGSRIRPEAVEAMSRASESFVRLSDLQVRAGELISEVTGAESGYVASGAAACMTLAAAAAIAGDDLGTMARLPDTENVPNEIVMARTHRNGYDHAFRAAGARIVDVGNNDVSLGTGSNSTEPWEIADAINEKTVAVGYMEKVYSTPPLETVVDIAHEHDVPVIVDAAAEVPPRENLSAFVDAGADMVVFSGGKAIRGPQTTGILAAKREYVRSAALQHLDMHVAEAVWEPPEELFNKEQLAGVPRQGIGRPLKVGKEELAGLIAALESFVAEDQRALNAEWEERVELVADGLSGVTGVSTTKRAGGKLMVAPELFIEIDSDNAALDAIELVGSLRTETPRIFVGSDDLPDAFTINPMCLTDEEAAYVIERLQSHLTDS comes from the coding sequence ATGGAATACGAAACCACAATCTACGAGGAATGGGATGTCCCGCGCGTCATCAACGCTGCGGGCACAAAAACACGAATTGGTGGGAGTCGCATCCGACCAGAGGCAGTTGAGGCGATGAGCCGGGCTTCGGAGTCGTTCGTCCGCCTTTCGGATCTACAAGTCCGTGCAGGTGAACTCATCTCCGAAGTGACCGGTGCGGAGAGCGGCTACGTTGCTAGCGGCGCGGCGGCCTGCATGACGCTCGCGGCAGCGGCTGCCATCGCTGGGGACGACCTCGGAACGATGGCCCGTCTTCCCGACACAGAGAACGTTCCGAACGAGATCGTAATGGCTCGGACACACCGAAATGGCTACGATCACGCGTTTCGCGCGGCAGGCGCGCGCATCGTCGATGTCGGGAATAACGACGTCTCGCTCGGCACGGGATCGAACAGCACCGAGCCGTGGGAGATCGCTGATGCCATCAACGAAAAAACTGTCGCGGTCGGCTATATGGAGAAAGTGTACAGCACGCCACCGCTAGAGACGGTCGTCGATATCGCTCACGAGCATGATGTTCCGGTCATCGTTGACGCTGCGGCCGAAGTACCCCCACGCGAGAATCTCTCGGCGTTCGTCGATGCGGGCGCGGACATGGTCGTCTTCAGCGGTGGAAAAGCCATCCGTGGACCGCAGACGACCGGCATTCTCGCAGCCAAACGCGAATACGTTCGATCGGCCGCGCTCCAACACCTCGACATGCACGTTGCCGAAGCGGTCTGGGAACCGCCGGAAGAACTGTTCAACAAAGAACAGCTCGCAGGTGTTCCACGACAGGGTATCGGTCGTCCGCTGAAAGTCGGGAAAGAAGAACTCGCTGGCCTCATTGCGGCGCTCGAATCGTTCGTGGCGGAAGATCAGCGCGCGTTGAACGCAGAATGGGAGGAACGCGTCGAGCTTGTTGCTGATGGTCTCTCGGGAGTTACTGGTGTGTCAACGACGAAACGAGCGGGTGGGAAGCTGATGGTCGCACCCGAACTCTTTATCGAAATTGATTCTGACAACGCTGCGCTCGATGCCATCGAGCTCGTTGGTTCGCTCCGAACAGAAACACCCCGCATTTTTGTCGGCTCAGACGATCTCCCAGACGCGTTCACGATCAATCCGATGTGTCTTACCGACGAAGAAGCAGCGTACGTGATCGAACGGCTCCAAAGCCATCTCACAGACAGCTGA
- a CDS encoding Gfo/Idh/MocA family protein: protein MTVRIGICSTAHLHANSYAACLTELTAVEFVGVTETGDRIDDARAKADEYGVDFRAPDELLAAVDAVIVCSENAAHAAWVDRAAAAGVDVLCEKPLAPTVAQAQKMVDSASKADIHLGVAMPLRFTQPVRNARTAVENGALGELHFLSGTNRGKMPGGWFVDPDLAGGGAVTDHSVHIVDVVRWLTGEEIREVYAETDTRFHDIPVEDVNLLSMELTDGTEFVLDGSWSRPEEWDFWGDATLRLVGTEGVISIDCFDQKIKQTRDTNEPGIRSLYWGSNPDEGLIEDFIEAVVQNRQPLKTGSDAVNDIAVVEAAFESAKRGEPVELDGTTARTS, encoded by the coding sequence GTGACGGTCCGCATCGGTATTTGTTCGACCGCGCATCTCCACGCGAACTCGTATGCCGCCTGCCTAACTGAGCTCACTGCTGTCGAGTTTGTCGGCGTCACGGAGACCGGCGACCGGATCGACGACGCCCGCGCGAAAGCTGACGAATACGGCGTCGACTTTCGTGCGCCGGACGAACTCCTCGCCGCGGTTGATGCAGTCATCGTCTGTTCGGAGAACGCTGCTCACGCCGCGTGGGTCGATCGTGCAGCGGCCGCTGGTGTCGATGTCCTCTGTGAGAAGCCGCTGGCTCCGACCGTCGCTCAGGCACAGAAAATGGTTGACAGTGCCAGTAAAGCAGATATCCACCTCGGTGTGGCGATGCCCCTTCGGTTCACCCAACCGGTCCGGAACGCAAGGACAGCGGTAGAGAATGGTGCGCTCGGCGAACTCCACTTCCTCAGCGGGACGAACCGTGGGAAGATGCCCGGTGGCTGGTTTGTCGACCCCGACCTCGCGGGCGGTGGTGCAGTCACGGATCATTCGGTACACATTGTCGACGTGGTTCGCTGGCTCACTGGCGAAGAAATCCGCGAGGTGTACGCCGAAACTGATACACGATTCCACGACATCCCGGTCGAGGACGTGAACCTGCTGTCGATGGAACTGACCGACGGAACGGAGTTCGTTCTCGATGGCTCGTGGAGCAGGCCTGAGGAGTGGGACTTTTGGGGCGATGCGACGCTCCGCCTCGTTGGTACCGAGGGTGTGATCTCCATCGACTGCTTCGACCAGAAAATAAAGCAGACGCGAGATACCAACGAACCGGGCATCCGGTCGCTGTACTGGGGGTCGAACCCGGATGAAGGTCTTATCGAGGATTTCATCGAAGCCGTTGTACAAAATCGCCAGCCGCTGAAGACGGGATCCGACGCCGTCAACGACATTGCCGTGGTCGAAGCGGCCTTCGAATCCGCGAAACGGGGCGAGCCAGTCGAACTGGACGGAACGACCGCTCGGACGAGCTGA